GCCCTGCAGCACCAGCAGGGTGGTGCCGGTGGTCTCCGCGCCCGGCGCGGCCTCGGGCCATTCCAGCAGGTTGGCCTGGCCCCAGTAGGGCAGGCCCACGGCGATGATCAGCAGCAGGCCGGAGGCTTCCACCACCGTGCAGGCCGCGTTGGCCCACATGGATTCGCGGATGCCGCGCAGCAGGATGCCCGTCAGCACCAGCAGGAAGCCCGTGGCCAGCAGCGCCACGGGCACGCCTTCCCAGCCGAAGCCGGCCTGCAGGTTGCGCGCCACCACATTGGCCTGGGTGGCGATGGAGGTGAGGCCGGAACAGGCCACCGCCAGCCCGACCAGATAGGCCAGCATCGGGCTGCGGTAGGCGCGCTGCGTCACATAGGCGGCGCCGCCGGCGCGCGGGTAGCGGCTGGCGACGGTGGCATAGGACATGCCGGTCAGCAGAGCCGCCACCATGCTGACCAGGAAGGCGACCCAGATGGCGCTGCCCAGTTCCTGCGCCGCCACCCCGACCAGCCCGTAGATGCCGGCGCCCAGCATGCTGCCGAGGCCGTAGAGCATCAGGAGGGGCAGGCCGACGGCGCGGCGCAGCCTGGGTTCGCCGGAATCGCCTGAGCCGTCGGGGGATGCGTTCTGCGGGGCCATCGGGCTTCCTCCGGTTCAGGGGCGCGGCACAGGACACGCTGCCATGAAAACACGGGGAGCCCGGCGGGATGCGCGGGATGCAAGAAGCTCGCAGGCTTGTGCGGGGCTGTCGGCTCAGCCCGCCAGCATGGCCTCCACCACCGTCTGAACCTCCAGCGCCTCGCGCAGCGTGGCCAGCGCATGGGGCTCGCCGCGCGTCATGGCGGCCAGCTTGTCCATCTGCCCGCGCAGCGTCATCGGCCGCATCCGCTCATTCGGGATGGCGTCGGGCGCCATATGCCACTGGCCGTCATCGCCCAACCGCTCCGCCAGGGACCAGTTGCGCAGGCGGATGGCGCCCCGCGCGGCGGTCAGGGTCCAGGCATTGGCCTCATCCTCGGCGATGCGCCCGACGCTGCCGGTCAGGCGCAACGGGATGCCGCCGGCGGTCAGCTCGGCCGCGATGCCGGTCTCGGCCAGGTCGCCAGCCGGATATTCAGGCTTCGCCGAGATCAGTTCCAGCGGCCCGAGCTGCCGGCGCGTCAGGAAGAGGAAATGCGAGACAACCTCCCGCGTGAAGCCGCCCTCGGCGCGGCGGGAGAGCCAGCTGGCCGCGTCTTGCTGCCAGCCACGCGGCCAGCGCGCGAAATGCGTCTCGATCTCCAGCCGCTGCGGCGCGCCGATCTCCTCCCGCCAGGCGCGCAGCTGCGCCACGGCGGGGGAGGAGGCCATCGGGAAATTCACCGCCGCGCGGGCACCCATGGCCTCGGCCTCCGCCACGAAGGCGGCGGCCTCCACGGGGTCGGTGGCCAGGGGCTTCTCCAGCAGAACGGCCTTGCCGGCCTTCAGCGCGGCGCGGGCCAGCGGGATATGCGCGGCTGGCGGCGCCGCGACATAGAGCGTGTCGCAGCCCGCGATCACGGCTTCCGCATCCGCCGCCATCCGCAGCTCAGGATCGGCGGCCGCCAGGCGGGCGGCGGCGGCGGGCGAGGGGTCCCAGATGCCGGAGAGGCGGAAGGCCGGATGCGGCAGGGCCTGGCGCAGCAGCCTCTCCCCCATGATCCCGAAACCAATGATGCCGAGCGCCAGCGCTGCCATGAGATTCTGTTCCTTCGAAGGGGGCGCGCAAACTAGGGCGCCACCCCCGGCTCCACCAGAGCGCTAAGCCGCATGCCGCCACGCCAGAGATGACTGGCGCCGCCGCCGCGTGATTGGCCTATGATCGTGCCATGATCCCGGAACTCCATGCCTCGGCCTCCGTCGCCACGGCTTTCCTGCTGGCCTTCCCAGCCCTCTTCTCCATCGTCAATCCGTTGAGCGGGGCGCTGATCTTCCATCAGGTGATGGAGGACCGGCACCTGAAGGAGCGGACGAAGCTGGCCCGGCGCGTCAGCTTCTATTCGCTGATCGTGCTGCTGGTCTCGCTCTGGGGCGGCTCCTACGTGCTGAACTTCTTTGGCATCTCGCTCGGCGCGCTGCGCGTCGCGGGCGGGCTGGTCGTGGCGATCACGGCCTGGCGGCTGCTCACGGCGCCGGAGGAGCAGGAGGCGCGGAAGGAGCGCCAGGCCGCCCCGGCGGGCGAGGCCGAGGATGTCGCCTTCTTCCCGCTCACCCTGCCTTTCACCACCGGCCCCGGCAGCATCGCCGTGGCCATCGCCCTGGGTTCCGCCCGCCCCGTCGCGGGGGAAGGGGTCTGGGCCTTCTTCATCGGCGTGACGGCGGCGGCGGTGGCGATGGCCGGCATCGTCTGGATCACGTACAGCTCGGCCGACCGGCTGATCGCCATGCTCGGGCGGGACGGCGCGCGGGTGGTGAACCGCCTGATGGCCTTCCTGCTGCTGTGCATCGGCGTGCAGATCGCCAGCAGCGGCGTGCAGGATCTGCTGATCCCGCTGATCCACGGCCCCATCGCGCCCCGCTGATGCCGGCGCGCGGGCGCGCGCCCGAGACCTCGCTCTACGCGGCGGTGAAGGCGCATCTGGAATCGCTGGGCTATGAGGCCAAGGGCGAGGTCTGCGGCTGCGACATCGTCGCCCTGCGGCCGGGGGAGCCGCCCTTCCTCATCATCACCGAGTTGAAGATGGGCCTGACGCTGGACCTGCTGCTGCAGGGGGTGGACCGGCTGGCCATGGCCGATGAGGTCTGGCTGGCCGTGCGCGCCACCCGCCGGGGGCGGGACCGGGACAGCCGCGCGCAGCGGCTTTGCCGGCTGCTGGGCTTCGGGCTGCTGGCGGTGGATGCCGGCGGGCGCGGCGTGGAGGTGCTGGCCGAGCCCGCGCCCTATCGCCCGCGCCGCAACCTGCGCCGCCGCGCCCTGCTGCTGCGGGAGCATGGCCGGCGGCGCGGCGACCCCATGCCCGGCGGCAGCACGCGCCAGCCCATCATGACCGCCTATCGCCAGCAGGCCCTGGCCTGCGCCTTGGCGCTGCGGGAGGGGCCGAGGACCACGCGCGAGCTGCGGGCGCTGGAGCCGGAGGCCGGGCGCATCCTGCTGCGTAATGTCTATGGCTGGT
This genomic window from Roseomonas marmotae contains:
- a CDS encoding DUF2161 family putative PD-(D/E)XK-type phosphodiesterase; translated protein: MPARGRAPETSLYAAVKAHLESLGYEAKGEVCGCDIVALRPGEPPFLIITELKMGLTLDLLLQGVDRLAMADEVWLAVRATRRGRDRDSRAQRLCRLLGFGLLAVDAGGRGVEVLAEPAPYRPRRNLRRRALLLREHGRRRGDPMPGGSTRQPIMTAYRQQALACALALREGPRTTRELRALEPEAGRILLRNVYGWFERVERGVYRLTASGQQAASQAAQLVAV
- a CDS encoding MarC family protein is translated as MIPELHASASVATAFLLAFPALFSIVNPLSGALIFHQVMEDRHLKERTKLARRVSFYSLIVLLVSLWGGSYVLNFFGISLGALRVAGGLVVAITAWRLLTAPEEQEARKERQAAPAGEAEDVAFFPLTLPFTTGPGSIAVAIALGSARPVAGEGVWAFFIGVTAAAVAMAGIVWITYSSADRLIAMLGRDGARVVNRLMAFLLLCIGVQIASSGVQDLLIPLIHGPIAPR
- a CDS encoding Gfo/Idh/MocA family protein translates to MAALALGIIGFGIMGERLLRQALPHPAFRLSGIWDPSPAAAARLAAADPELRMAADAEAVIAGCDTLYVAAPPAAHIPLARAALKAGKAVLLEKPLATDPVEAAAFVAEAEAMGARAAVNFPMASSPAVAQLRAWREEIGAPQRLEIETHFARWPRGWQQDAASWLSRRAEGGFTREVVSHFLFLTRRQLGPLELISAKPEYPAGDLAETGIAAELTAGGIPLRLTGSVGRIAEDEANAWTLTAARGAIRLRNWSLAERLGDDGQWHMAPDAIPNERMRPMTLRGQMDKLAAMTRGEPHALATLREALEVQTVVEAMLAG